The Catellicoccus marimammalium M35/04/3 region GGATAATTGGAGGTGTAATTAATGGCTCGTATTGCAGGAGTAGATATTCCACGTGATAAACGTGTAGTTGTATCATTAACATACATTTATGGGATTGGTAACACAACATCTAAAGCAATCTTAAAAGCTGCAGGTGTTTCTGAGGATGTGCGTGTTCGCGATTTAACAAACGAACAAACAGACGCTATCCGTGCA contains the following coding sequences:
- the rpsM gene encoding 30S ribosomal protein S13, with translation MARIAGVDIPRDKRVVVSLTYIYGIGNTTSKAILKAAGVSEDVRVRDLTNEQTDAIRAEVDKLKVEGDLRREVNLNIKRLMEIGSYRGMRHRRGLPVRGQNTKNNARTRKGAKRTK